GATCGGCTTGTTCGTCGTATAAAACTGATAGATTGAGTTGACAGTATCCTCACCTGCCAGAACGGTGGGTAGCCTAATCTGACAAATGTTGTAATAAGAAACGTCATCGACTTGTTTCATGTCTGGTAGAATTTTCATAAACAaattttttgggaaaaaaaaatcaagtggaCGTGCACTCCACCCGACCTCCACACGCAGCTATAATATACCAATCCCAGTGGTGGCAGTAAAGGGAAAAAAATGCAGTCTTTGCAGGAGAAGGCATCGGAATGGAGTGGGATTCAGACAAACGAAGCCTTCGCCATTGATGAGATAAATCTTTACGAGAAGCTTGGCCTCCAGACTTTcatcaatctatccacaaatTTCTATAACAAGTTTCACTCTCCCCTTTCAACATTAATTTGGCATTCATTTGCTGCTGCTGTTTGAGTATATTGGCCGGTGGAATTTCCTGATTGAGttttgagtctttggcttacAAGATCCAAGTAAAGGTTCAGAGATGGACTTCTGTCAAGTTTATGGACTCTTGTTTAGAAGAGTGGGATTCAACTAATTTTGAGATTTAGTCCTTTGTTTTAGTTTTTAAGATCATGGTCTGCTCCGATCCCCTTGAGTTACAAGGATTTGATTATGCATATTTTTTCTTAATATACAAGAATCTTGGGAAGACATTATTTGATTACACAAATTTTCGTGCCTTAAGGAAAGAAAAGTGAACTTGAACTATATGTAGTCATGATAATTGGTGATTGACAAATTTAAGCATTTTATTACGTTATATGCTGTAGAGTTTATGATGACGAGGAAGACTGGTTTAAgtcaatttttgcaaactccaaAAAAGAAGATGCTATACAGAATCAATATGAATTCTTTGTGCAGAGAATGGGAGGGCCTCCTCTGTACTCCCAAAGAAGAGGTAATCAATTAGACCACGATTGTTATATCTTTAGCATCTTATATTATCGACAGAATCGATGCCGCCGAACTCCAGGCAGGactccaaagttctatttttgCATGCGCTGAACCTATTGTTGATGATTAAGAGAAAAGAAAATTGGTTTCCTGTCTAAAAAGAACAAGATGGGGTATTGGACCATCattatgttgttgaacaatggatAGATAAAGCACAAATTGCTGCACTTCGACATCTAACTTTTGCCAAGCAGCCTTTGTGTTTCAAATTATTAGAATAACTCCCTGTTTCATATCTCAATCCATTCAATGAATGTCATTGCAATTTTAGTTTTATCAACCAAAAAACTTATGCTCATTCTGGTACCTCTGACAGATGCACATTTTGTGTGCATTTTTTTTCTAGATAGATtgcaaattttgaaatttactTGGCTTGAAACTTTTGCTACCTGTCTTTTGGAAGGACATCCCGCATTGATCGCACGTCAGACGTCACCGACCATTTCCTGTCACCCACCAAGCTGCTGAGAGGTGGCTGGATCACATGAAACAAGCATTAGATAGCACCACAGAAATTGATCAGAGCTCCAGAATAAAAATGATGGATTTCTTCAGGTACAAGTCTATCCaccataatttttattttcataaagaTTTCAATAATTTTAGCAATAAAAATCTACCTTCTTATTATCTCTAAATTATGTTTATATTCAGCTCGACCAAATGTACATATTTAGATGAAGGGTAAGTAGCATCTTCACGGGTAGAGAAGATAACCCACGAACTCAAGTTCaaaggtttttttttatttatattttaggaAAATTATGCGTTAAAGTGAAGTTTGTTTCTTCATCGAGACTGCCTATGCTTTTCATCTATCGTGATTGCCTTTTAATTTTATTGATGGGGTGTATTGCATATTGTATGAAGATACGGAGCTTGCATCAATGTGCATtcattgatcgtaaagaaattAAATGAGCAGAAGAAGTTTAGTTGTTTACAAGCATCCCTATTTATCTAATTTGTTTACACTCGAAATTGACTAGGTTAGCCCCGTTACATAAGGGGGTTGGGTTCCTAATTTCCCAACAGACCAAAAAATATTTGTTCAGCCTAAAAAATTTTGTCCAGTCAACTCCGCTAACTCGTGTTGACATATCTAATTACGTGTctacaatatattttaaatattaaacacACACATTATTAACaaactaattaaaaaaaattaaagatttggcCAATGCAGCGACCAAAGCAGACATAGATGTCTCGGCAAACCCTTTATAAGTCAGCAAAGAGCGTAGTGATGGGGATCAAGATCCTCTGCTACCCACAGCAGAGTGTGTTATACACTATTAAAaagaatttatttttaaaaaaaattgatattttatattttaattattacaaaatcaaaattatattttttatattaaaatatattattactaATCTAATTTAAAGttgcaattttattttttgttacaAATATATATCATGACGTCTCtcttattattttttctttcataattttttcaactcttttttaaaaaaatgttaacaaaaatttaattttttattacaaatatgtgattcctaactaACAAGAAAAAACGAAGatacattcaattttttttaatattatagttctttcattaaaaaaaactactttctctttctttttttattttttttatttttttttagaaaatttgatTATTTCTTGTATCCCTAGCATAAGGTAAGCTCCGGAGTGGAGGCTTCTCATCACGATCAATGAGACCCAGTAAAACTTCTCGACACTAAAATTGTATGTGGGAGTTGTCAGAACTTTCTGAAGGTAAAAAGATTTTACATAGCAAGTGGGAGTATCGATTAAAACACGATGGTAGCAAGCGGTACAAagaaatacttgttgtaaaatGTGAAAAGAAAGTCATTGGTTACACTGATATTTTCTCTCTGGTGGTAAAGTTAACTACTATCAGGACTGTACTTAGATTGATGGTAAAAGAAGATTTACATCTGGAACAATTAGATGTAAAGACGACATTTCTTCATGGTGAGCTAGATGAAGAAATGAATCAATCACAGGGATTTGAAGTACGAGTGAAAGAGAAAATGGTGTGCCAACTTCAGAAGAGcttgtatggtctcaaacaagctccaagacagtggtacaagaagtttgatggTGTAATGAATAATGATGGTTTTCTGAGGTATCAGGCTGATCACTGTGTTATGTGAAGCTTGATGGTTATTATATCATACTACTGATATATGTAGATGAAATGTTGATAGCAGGAGCTTGTGTGGAGGAGATTGATAAACTCGAGAAAGAGTTATCAAAGGAATTTGCTTTGAAGGATTTGGGTGCTGCATAACAAATCCTTGGAATGAGGATCCTTAGAGATCGGGTGAATGGAGTCTTGAAGCTTGAGAAGATTCCTGGAAGCAAGAATCCAGCTGATATGCTCACGAAGGCTGTTATcattgaaaaactgaagttgtgtttGACTTCAGTTGGTCTCCTGGACTAACAAAGGAGGTATGAGTTGCTGCATTGATGGTGTgaagacatgattgaaatcaagtCTTCAAGTGGGAGAATTGTTAGGTGAGATTTATTAATGTGGTGGGGCCCacacattaaataaaataatataaatcacaGATCCCACATCGGTTTTTTAATAAAACGGAATGAAGGAATTAGTTATAAATAGAGCTCAATTccttcagttattgtatcccaaaatcaaaagcttttcagttttgataaaaagagagtgcattgaaaaaaaagagtgtattttttttcttgagtgcggGAATTTTCTTTTGTGaattagagaaaatattttctcggtatACTCGGGGTTGGGATCGTGCGAGATATTGAGTGTATCggtgtatacacttgttgtaatatttcttccgGTTATAAAAGTTGCAGTACTCCGTGGCCGTAGCCTATTTTgagtgaaccacgtaaatctttgtgttcttattggttgttttattccgtaTTATTTGGTATTATTATCATCGTAATCGACATCATTTCGAGGTAATTCCCAACATCTAAAtcaatttttcttattatttgatatatttttatataaacatttataaaCCTAAACACTTatgagtttttttaaaatatttagttaaATTATTCTCCAATTTGTTCATCTCTATAAAACACTGATGACAATTTGTTAGCTTTAGTTTGTCAAAGATTTCATAATAGATTTTATTAATAAAACTTTCCAATCTCAATACATGACATACACtttataatacatattacctcAATTATTTGTTCATAAAACTTGAAATTGGTCAAAATATAGATTAATTGCTTGACAAGAAACAAATCATTTttggatatatttttttttaaattataactatAAACAATGAGTTTTGTTTTTAACATAAATTCGAATACAAAGTGCTAAAACATAAATATGTCGATGGTTCTagttatttaaataaacaagtAGGTTTATTGTGATACGATTTTACGAGTCTATTTCTGTGAGACAAGTCGATCCATGCatataataaaatgtaatacttctaacataaaagttaatatttttttacgaGCTCGACCATATTAGATATATGTCTAATAAAATTGAACGGTAATTAAGTTGatcatgatattttatttcgaaatatataatataaaatgagATAATGATAGAtatgatataaaaaatattactataataataattgatatcGAAGAAAAAAAGTTGAACAAGAAGAAACgtagataatgataaaaaaattcatgAGACTATCTTATAAATCAATGTcatgatattgatattatatccgATTCAATTtgtagaaaatattatttttatgttaaaatattaatttatatacATAAGAGTGAGTTTTCTAGGTTTTAAAAATTAAGCCAATTGTCAAACATCATCAAATAATAGTACACGCAATTCAACCTAAACATACGACATCCTTCTTTGCTTCTTCCCGCATTCCATTCTCTTCGTTTgaattcattttctttttctcttttaTGATTGTGATATTATGTTGAGGCTGTGGAAATGGTACCAGAATTGCTTGGCGACGCACCCAGTTAAGACCCAGGTGATTAGCTCCGGCTTGATTTGGGGAGTTGGTGATATTGCTGCTCAAACCGTCACTCAATCCACCTCCAGAAGAAGCTATGTGAGTATTTTTTTTGGGTCTTTTCTACATCGATTTTTGATCATATTTAATGGCTCTGGTTTttatatatagttttttttttttttttgaattttttgagttAGGCGCAAATGGGTTGCGCCTAATTTTGTTTATCTGTTTGTATTTGTGTTTTCTTTTTCTAAAGTTGTTACGTGACCATATATATTTGTGTGCTAAATATGCGTCTGTGTTGTGTGTGCTTCGAGTAGATGGGGTGTGGATTTTTCATGGATGTTTGGGTGCGGATGGCATGGCGGTTGATAATCCTAGAATTTTCGTGATGGAACTTACATTTTATGAATGGATTGCCATGAAACCAATGTTTCCTCGCTGTATCCTGTTTCTTTTGTTGAAAAATGCTGGTAATTGAAAACCTCTTATTTCTCTGTCTGTCCCGCTGTGGTTTTATTGTTCAAAGGGCATTAAATATCTCTAGAAGATGAGTGAATCAAAGACTCATTCATTTGTTACATCTGCTAATGTGCTATGTTTATGTTTCTATAACTTTTGTGAACGTGTTGCACGTTTTCTTCACAAAATATGTGAAGTCCAATGTTATAATATGTGGATATGCATATCTATTAACTGTTCGGTCTCATACGCTCATATCTCTCGAGAATCCTTAATGCAAACTTTTTCTGGCAGAGAAGTGAGATGTTAATACTGGAAGGAGGGTAAGATATTAATGGTTTGATCCTTCTTTAGTTGAGGAGGAGGACTTTCTTTGCTCTCCCAATCTCTTATTGATTGGCAAATGGTTTTTGGTCTATTTTCCCAAAGTGACATGAATTTTCCACATGAGCGTTAGTCTTATACTTCTAATTGATTTAATCGAGTTTCCGTCTTGCTGAAAAGAATAAATGTCCTCGTGTTCATTTTGAACCTATTACACATTTTCTTCCGATCATGAAGAATGTTTATGCAATCTGTTGGTTAGCTTTCTTTAAGGCTGTGctgtttatatatatacttgtaTATAACTTTGAATGGAACAAATGCATGATGGTTATGCAGTTGTGTGCAAAGCTGTTATCCATGAATATTGAATGATTAGACtttagaattgttctcataTTTATGTTTTTTCTTAAAAGATGGAGAAAGATATGACCAGTCTCACAATGGTAAGTTTTCTTTGGCTATTTTGGAATTAGATTGTGTTTTATCCTTTAAGCATTAGATATTACAAAATGTTGCACTAGCATTCTTTATTCCTTTTCCCTGGTGTTTCTAATACTTGTTGAAAATGAAACTGCCACCAAGCCCTCGCGTGCATGAAACCTGCCAAAATGAACATGAAATGAacgttttcttcttcttcttcttcttcttcctgcTCATACGTCTGGTAGTCATACACAGCTTTGGCAATTTGTGTACCTGTTACTCTGAGAAGCTTCACAGCTTGATTTCACATCACCTAATAGCGATACCCATTGTTTCCTCTGCAGGATGAAGACAAAGAATTAAAGATCAATTGGAGAAGGGTTGCTACTACGAGTTTGTTTGGGCTTGGATTTGTTGGCCCAGTTGGGCATTTCTGGTTAGTTTTCTGTTGAGCTAGGACTTTAAGAAGAAACCCTCGTTTTCTATGCTCAAAGGTcctattaaattaaatatgaacgcTGCCGCTTTTAAGTTACACCAGtgtttaaatttgaaaatggaCAAGTAGGTAACCGGGTTGTCTCCCGTAGCTTTGCTCATACGCTTGATGGCCAGATTGAAATTGACAAAGGAgaagattttgaaaaattctTGCTCAGTAATATCTAAGACAAGGTCGCGGTGATGAAGCAATGGTGCATTATTTGATAGTATCGTACTGTCTTCTCTAACATGGTGCTATGAATGTCAGGAAATTCTCATGATGATAATAGTAATTATTTACTAATATTGTTGAAAACGTCAAGAGTTCAGACTGTGAGAAACTTCATGAACACTGAATGCTGTTGAaatccaaaaaaatattttgaaatcagATTTGATATAACTAAGGTTAAGATTTTGTTATAGGAAATGTTTTAAACTAGTCACAAGATAGTTTTACCTATATAAAGAGTAAGATGAATAAAGTTTTAGCCCCTTAGGCATTGTGTCATGGATTTATATCTTCACTGATGAATTGTGTGGCGGATGTGTGCATTCACTGTCGAATGATTTAAATTCTCTGTTGTTTTGTGTTGTGTTCACTTCTCATCGCATTTCTGTTATTTAAGAGTAAGATTAATAAAAGCTTGAGCCCTTTAAACATTGTGTCATGGATAAGAAACAATGGTGCTTGAGACTTCTAGTAAtgtttgatttttatcattACACACGTACATGCAGTACAGTTCTCAATATTTCTTCCACACAGGTACGAAGGGCTGGACCGTTTCATTAGATTAAGGCTACAACTACGTCCAAATTCCTTCCGTTTTGTCGGCACAAAAGTAGCAGTCGATGGCATAATCTTTGGGCCCTTGGATTTACTTGTTTTTTTCACTTACATGGGTTTTTCCACGGGTAAAAGTGCCACTCAGGTCAAACAAGATGTTAAGAGAGACTTTCTCCCGGCCTTGATTTTAGAGGGAGGCATCTGGCCAATTGTTCAAGTTGCCAATTTTCGATTCGTTCCTGTTCGTTATCAACTCCTTTATGTCAATTTTTTCTGTTTATTGGATAGCTGCTTTCTTTCGTGGATTGAGCAACAAGAAGATGCCCCTTGGAAGCAGTGGTTCAAATCATTGCTTCCTTTGgaagaagaaaaacaaaaaggcGGGTGATCGGTAATTACTTGTTCATTGTTTCAATTGGTTTCGTCTTCTGGGATCATTTTTCGAACTGTCATCAACGACAAGAATACGTGTGAAACCTTGAGTTGTGCTCCGGAAATGAACGTTTTGTGATTGTAGAGTTGGCTTCAATATACTGCTACAGAGGAGAGGATGGCATGTGTTCATTTTTTGCATTTTATAGGCTTTGCTATTTTCACGAGAAGCGCGTTTCCCTTATGTTTGCGAGTCATCACTCTTGTGCTGTTGCACGCGAAATATTAATCCAACGATCAAGAGTCATTTACTCTTTGTTTCGgggaaaaaaaatcatttactcATTGATAATTagattatcatttgaaattagattcttttttaGTTTCCTCTCGATTGTTTCTTTTCACTATGCTTTTCTTCTTCACTGAAATTCTTGTAAACAAaaagaataataatttttaaataacaaATACTTTTTGATTGAATCTTCAATTATTTCGTGACAAAGGATAGAAGTtgcaatttaaaaaattttaaataagtttaattttaagtatttttaataaaaagtccAAACAATTTAAATGTTTCggtaaatattaaaaaatgttTTTGTTTGTCAATTTGACATATTGTTATAGTATGATAATATAATAGAAAATGACCAAAATTATGAAGGGTAGGTCTTTTCT
This genomic interval from Primulina eburnea isolate SZY01 chromosome 16, ASM2296580v1, whole genome shotgun sequence contains the following:
- the LOC140817089 gene encoding uncharacterized protein; translated protein: MLRLWKWYQNCLATHPVKTQVISSGLIWGVGDIAAQTVTQSTSRRSYDEDKELKINWRRVATTSLFGLGFVGPVGHFWYEGLDRFIRLRLQLRPNSFRFVGTKVAVDGIIFGPLDLLVFFTYMGFSTGKSATQVKQDVKRDFLPALILEGGIWPIVQVANFRFVPVRYQLLYVNFFCLLDSCFLSWIEQQEDAPWKQWFKSLLPLEEEKQKGG